GGTTGGCACATTCGAGATGGGTGATGAGACGGGTTTTCGATTTTGGCCCAATCCGTCGGTTGATGGGTTGCTTCACATTCAAGGCGAAGACGCATTTGAGGGGACGGTTCGCTTGTTTGATTTGAATGGCCGTGAGGTTTACAACCGCCATGTAAGCAAGTCATCGCTGCATACTCTTCAATTGGGGCATTTGGCGCCGGGTGTTTATCACATCCGACTTGAATCGCCGCCCAAGAGCGCCATCGGCCCATGGTTGAGACTGTGAGCCCTTGCTCATCCACCACAAGCCTTTGACTACCGAGCATCAGTAGGAAAGTGTACACGATGGCCACCTCAAACGCCGCTGTTCTCTCGGACTGCTGCGCCCAATAAACAACCTCCGCCCCGCTTGGCCTTCTCACCAAGCAGGGCGGAGATTGTTGCGAAATGCCCCACAAGATTCCTAGTGCCTCGTCCGGTCAATGGCCCGTGAATTGGGGAGTCAAATATTTCCTTCATCAAGGCGTGAGGAGGGCGCAATACGGGATATTGTAACCGACGAGCAACGCAGAGGAAGGAAAAATTGGGCCGCCACATTCATGGGCCATTGACCGGACGAGGCACTAATGACTCACGCCACCTTCCTTGTTCCGACCGCGCATATAAAACCACAGCGCCCCAAACGCCAGCACCAGAAACACAGGCAGCAAATTGATGCTGCTCAACACGCTCTGCCCGGCCAACAGCTCAATCTCGTCGGAAGGCAGGCCGCTGGTAGCGAGTGCCGCTTTTTCGGCATCAAGCCTTGGGCCGATGAAAAACGTCTGAAACGCCCAGTTGCCCAACATCCCAACGCCACCCATGAGCGACAGCCCCAGAGCGCCGCTTTTTGGGATGTACTCGTTGACGAAGCCCAGCATGGTCGGCCAGAAATAGCAAACGCCCACCGCAAAAACCACCGCCGCCGCATAGAGCGCCGGGCCTTCGGTGGTGCGGAGCAAATAAACCCCTGCAACAGACACAATAGCCGAACCCAAGAGAATGCCCGTTGGGTTGAGCCGATGAATGAGCGGCCCGCCAAAATAGCGCCCAACGGCCATGATGCCATTCACCAAAGCCAGAATCAGCAAGGCATTGGCGCCCGCCTTACCCAACAGTTTGTCAATCCATTGGCCCGTGCTCAACTCGGTGTTGGCCGTGAAAAACATACACACAGCCATGAAAAGGAACAGTGGCGACAACACCGACTTGAACATATCTGCCGTCGAGACTCCAGACTCCACCCGCTCGGTGCGCGGGAAATGCTGTCCCCAAAACATCCAGCCGTAGATGAGCGTCGGAATCAGAATCAAAGCCACCTGCCACTGCCAGCCCCAATCCAGTGACTTCATGCCCGCCGCCAGCAAGGCCCCTATGACCAAGCCGCCGGGAAACCAAACGTGGAATTTGTTGAGCATCACGGTTTTGTTTTTGGGGTACATGGATGCCACGAGCGGGTTGCACACCGCCTCCACCATACCGTTGGCAAAACCCACCAAAAATGTGGAAATCAACAGCGTCCAAAAATCGCCGGCAAAAATGGTCAGCAGCAGACCGATTAAGTGTGAGAGAAAGGCGACCCACATCAGTTTTTTCATGCCGAATTGGTCCACCACAAAACCACCCAGTGTGGTAGCCACAGGGAAGCCAAAAAAAGCGATGCCCGCAATCCAGCCGAGTTGCGTGTCTGTCAAATTAAACTCTTTCCCCAAGGGCACCAGCATCCCGGCGCGAATGGCAAAAGTCATGGAAGTGACCGTCAAGGCCATGCAAGAGGCATTGAAAAGTCGGGAAGGGTTGATGTTGCTCATGTGTGCGATAAGTTGAATTTCGAATTGAAATGAAGAACGGCCAAATGTAGAAAAGCCGGAATCGTTTTTGGACGATTCCGGCTTTTGCATTTTTAAAATTTTTTTTGAGACAATTTTCAAACACCGCGCTCGGCATTTTGGGTTATGCCTCTCCGCCCATGAGAGCCATGTTCGGAGAAAAAGAATTGGTGCCGAAGACTATGTTTTTTCAATTTTGTTTAATTTTTACAAAACTCAAACTTAAAAAAGATAAACAAAACCAAAGAGCGAGCGTTATGGTCATGTTTTCAAATCAAAACTGTAATTCAAACACACACATTTAAACATGAAAAACTTAGTTCTTGGCCTTTTCATCGCATTGAGCGCTGCTACTGTATTCACCGCCTGCAAAGACAACGATGACGACGCGCAGGTGCAGCAAAACATCGTGCAACTCGCGCAAGGCAACACCAACCTCAGCACCCTTGTAGCTGCCGTGCAACGCGCCGGTTTGGTGGATGCACTCTCGGCTCCCGGCCCCCTCACCGTGTTTGCACCCACCAACCAAGCCTTCAACGACCTGCTTGCCGCGCTTGGGTTCTCCAAATTGGAGGATGTGCCCGTGAGCGCATTGCGCGACATTTTGCTCAACCATGTCGTCAGCGGCAATGTGCGCTCGACCGACCTGACCACTGGCTATGTGAACACCCTGCTCCCGTTTGGCAACTCGACCAACTATCTGAGCAATTATGTGGACCTCACAAGCGGAGTGAAAGTGGGTGGCTCCAGCGTCACCACTGCCGACGTGGCTGCCTCAAACGGCGTGGTACATATCATTGACAAAGTGATTGTGCCGCCCACGGTGGTGAATCAAGCGCTCAACAATCCCAACTTCAGCATCCTCGTGGCCGCCCTCACGCGCTCCGACCTCGGCGTTGACTATGTGAACGTGTTGTCGGGTGCCGGCCCCTTCACGGTGTTTGCCCCCACCAATGCGGCCTTCGCTGCCCTATTGACCGAGCTCGGCGCAAGCGGTCTCAACGACATTTCTGCTGATGTGCTCAATAAAGTGCTCCAATACCATGTGGTGAGTGGTGCCAATGTCCGCGCCAGCCAACTCACCAACGGACAGCAAGTGACCACCTTCCAAGGCGGCACCTTCACTATCAACTTGACAGGCGGCGCGAAAATCGTGGATGCACAAGGCCGCACTTCCAATATCGTCGTCACCGATGTGCAAAGCGCCAACGGTGTGGTGCACGCTATTGACAAGGTAATTCTGCCACAACTGTAAAATCCTAACCTGAAACCAGAAAACTTTTATTAAACAAAACAAACGAAGAGAGGCGGCCCGCGAAAGAGCGAGGCGGCCTCTCTTGCTTTATGTCCCTACGCTTTTCGGCGGGGCACAAAAAAACCCCGACTCATTACAGCCGGGGCAACAACTAAAAAATTAAGCTATGAAAACAAAAACTTCTTTTGTCAAAACTGGTGGGGATGCGTCGTTATGACGGCAAAAATCCCAAGCGTAACATCTTTCATCGTTTCACGGGGCAAGTGTAAAAAGAAAATGCCGTCTGTGCAAGACGGCATTTTCTTTTTGTCGCAATATAGACTTAATCTGCCACTTCGCGGCCACCTGAAAGCGCCTCTTGGTACGATTTCAATTCGTCCCAGTTGCCTTCGGCGGCGAGTTTGGCTTGTGCAGGCCAAGTGCTTGGGTCGTGCATTTGATAGCGGGAGCCTGCCGCGTCGAGGATTTCTTTCAAACGCTCCACTGGTGCCTCGGCGAGCGCCGACCAAGTGCTTATACCGCCTTCTTTGAGCAGCGACTCGATTTTAGGCCCCACCCCTTCGATGATTTTCAGGTCATCGAGCTTGGGCGCTTTTTCCTTTTTGGGCGCTGTGTTTTTTTTCTCAGCGGGCTTCGTTTCCGCTTCGACAATCACTTCGGGTGCTGCTTCGACTACTGCCACGGGCGCTTCTTCCATCACTGCGGCTTTTTTCGTAGCGGGGGCATCAGCTTGCGCGAGGTCAGAAGGGTTGGGCTTGCTTTTCACGCTGCCGGGTCTCGGCTTGGTGGGCGGCGGCGGTGTCACGGGCGGCTCTTCTTTCCGGTATGGCTCGATGTTGACAAAGTTGCGGTCTTTTCTGCCGCGTGTAAACACGACGATGCCGTCAATGGCTGCGTGCAGTGTGTGGTCGCGCCCCATATAAACATTGTTGCCGGGGTGAAACCTTGTGCCGCGCTGACGCACGAGCACGTTGCCTGCTACGGCCATTTGGCCGCCGTAGAGTTTTACGCCGAGACGCTTACTTTTACTGTCGCGGCCGTTATCTGAACTACCTACACCTTTTTTGTGTGCCATGATTCAAGAGTGTGATGAATGGTGAATGGATGGTTTGAGGAGTTTGAGGGATTGCCCGGTCAAGCGGAACAGGCGGGGTTTGGGGTGTCAGCCGACGATGGAGTCAATTTGGAGTTTCGTGAACGACTGACGGTGACCATTTTTCTTGCGATAGCCTTTGCGGCGCTTCTTGTGAAACACGATGACTTTATCGCCTTTTACATGGCCCAGCACACTGGCGCGAATGCCTGCCCCTGAGATGTTGGGGGTGCCGATAGTGACGCTGCCGTTGTTCTCAATGAGATGCACGGCATCGAAGGAGACCTTGTCGCCTTCATTGGCTGCCAGCCGGTGGACGAAGATCTGCTGACCTTCCTCAACTTTGAATTGTTGACCGGCAATGGAAACAATTGCGAACATATTGAAAATCAAATTTTTGATGAAAAAAGAACACCTTTCCTGAAAAAGGCGGGCAAAGGTACTTCGACGAGGCCGAAAAAACAAACAGGTTTTAAAGTTCTTTTGCAATAGGATGCCCCCGATTGGGGAAATCTGGAGCACAGAGGGCGACAACTGCACACTTCCATGCTCCAACTACTTTTTTCTTTTGACCGAAATCGCGCTCACTCCACCAAAATCTCTCCGTGCGGCACCGCCCAATTTCGCTCCATCGTGAGCAACACGATGCGGTCGTCCTTTTTGCACGACGGGAGAATTTTTTGAATGTCAATCTCCGTGTGCGTTTTGTCCGAGAAAAGCATCAGCGTTTTGCTGCCGCCATCCCGGATGGCGATTTTGAATGGAATTTTTGGGCTGGCCTGTGGCGCTTTGCCTTCAGACAGAAAGACGGGGCGCAGCGTCAGTTCGCCAGTCGAGGTGGCCGCCAGCACACATTTTCCCTCCGTAGAGTACTCGTTGACAATCATGTGGTTGCCTAAAAACGCTGCTGCGCAGTTGTTGAAATCGTTGTCTTGGGCGGTCGCGCTTGTTGCGCCGACGAGCCAGATGCAGGCGATAAGCAAAGGATGCTGTTTCTTCATGTTTTTGAATTCTCTTAGTGAAATGAAAAATAGGGATGATTCGAATCGAATACAAAACTATGTCCGTGCGGAAAGGGCAAGGCTAAACTCTTGTAAAACAGTGTAAAAGAAGTGTAAAACGTGTTTTGGGATGAATCGGCCCTCTTACTTTTGGGGCTATGAGCCGAACATTGAAACTTAGCATAGTCTTTCCAACGGTGCTCGTGTTGCTGGTCTTGATGGCTGCGCGTCTGACGTGGCACCTGCCCTCATTCAAGGAAAACGAGCACGAATTTGCAGAACGTGTTAACCTTGCCCTGCGACAGACCGCTCACCAACTGCTTGTGATTGCGGGCGACAGCATCAGCACCATCGCTCCCGTGCAACGGGTGGGAAAAGGTGCTTGGCTCGTGCGCTTGGAGCGCGATTTCGACTACGATGGCCTCCCGTCCGTGTTGCAAAAAGCCTTTTCCAATCATCACATCGGGGGAGCGTACAACGTAGCGGTAGTGGATTGCGAAAAGGGCGAGCTGATGCTGGGTTACTTGTTCAATCCGCTTGAACCAAGCCACGACATTCCCTGCGGAGGACGCAAACAAACGAAGGGATGCTACAATTTGCGAGTCACCTTTACCGACCCTGCAACCTCGTTTTTCCCGCATGAAAGCGGTTGGGTTTCACTCGCCGCCGTTTTTGCCGCCTTGCTGATTTTCTCCGCGTATCATTTTTTTATTTTCTTGAAAAAGAAACACTTGGCAACAGAAGTGCCTGCTCCAACATCTTCGCCAAACGGTCAAACGCCCATTCGATTTGGCAACTCGACACTCCGGGTGGACAACCAGAAACTTGTATGCAATGGTGTGACGAAAGACCTCACCTACCGCGAAACCAAGTTGCTTCAAATGTTTTGCCGACACGCCAATCAGCTGCTCGAACGCGATGTGATTTTGAAATCGGTGTGGGAAGACGAAGGCATCATCGTCGGACGCAGCGTGGATGTGTTTGTGTCGCGTCTGCGGAAGCTCCTAAAAGAAGACGACACGGTGAAAATCGCCAACGTGCACGGTGTAGGGTATCGGCTGGAAATCAGGGTTGGCTGAGGGGGATAGCCAAAAACAAAAAAGCCCCCCTCCAACTTGAGGAGAGAGGCCATCCCAAAAACCAATTGTTAAAGACATCTATCGTTCGTCGCCCCAAAGCATCGGAGCGCGATGTTCGAACACAAAAGCCCGTCCAAAAACCTCGTTCGAGGCTGGAAAGCAACTTTTTGAAAAAACCACTTTGAAAAACAGTGCAAGCGACGAAGCACGCTATAATGCGCACTCGCACCCCTTTGGTCGCAAGAGCCCTCGCCCTAGCGATTTCTCAACCAAGTGTTGTTCTGGCCACAAATCAAGGGCCGGAACAACATTGGTTAACGTGTGCGATGCGCGCACATTCAGAGCTCTTCTTTTTTAAAAATCCTGCTTTTTTATTGATACAAGTCCGAGGTGTCGGTAGAGACAGGCTTGGGCGTCTTGCGCGGCAGGTTGAAGGCTGCGGTCAATTCATGCGAGCCTGTGTTGAACTGTTGGAACTTCGAGAACGACACATCGTAGGAGTAAGCCAATTGCAATGCTTTGTATTTGGTGCCGATGAGGAACCCCACCGAACCGTTGTTGCTGGGGCGATAAGTGAGGCCGGTGATGAGTTTTTCATCGAGAAAGCGGCCTTGCACGTTCACATCCACTTGGAAGGGCGTATCGCGGATTTGACGGAAAGCCAGCGAGGGCATAATTTTGAAGTTCTGACTTGGCACGTCCACGATGTACCCTACTTGGAAAATATAGTGCTCAAACAGAGAAGTCTGCTGCGAGCGCTGGTCAATCGGCACCTCGTCGAGGCGAGCGCGCACGATGTTGGGCAGCGTGATGCTGACAAAGAAACGCTCGTCGTAGAGGATGTGCGTTCCAGCCGAGGCATCAAAAATTTGCTGGCCGTCGCTCAGGTTTTCCAACACGTCATCGTTGGGTTGCACGAGCGGGTTGCCCAGCAGGTCAGGGTTGACGCGGCGGTTGATGAAGTCGGTGGAAAGACCAATGCCGATGCGCGCTTTTTGGATACGAAAACGGAAGGCATAGTTGAAGTTCAGCTTCACGGTGTTCATATCACCGACTTTTTCAGAGAAAAGCCCGCCACCGAGGGCGAGTTTTTCGCCCACAGGCCCATGATAGATGGCCGTGAAATTGACTGGTCGGCCTGGGAATCCCGTCCAAGTGGTGCGGGCGTTGCCGAGAAATTGGTGTTCGTCCTCGAAGCCAGTGTAACCTGGGTTCACCAGAATGGGGAACACTTGGTAGTGCGTGTAAACCGCTTGTTCTTGAGCAAAGGCGGCGATGGTGATAACGCCGAATATGATGGAGAGTAATGTCTTTTTCATCGTAATCGAAAAGTTGGGCGTGAAGGTGGTAAAGGTTGACAAGAGAATGTGTTTCGGCTTGCATTTACCCCGCGGACGGGGCAAGGTTTCGGATTAGCAGGTTGGTGGCGACGAACACAACGCCAAGCAACCAACCCGCTAACCACTTCTACCTTGAAAAATTAGCGTAGCAAATTGATGTGTCCTTTTTTCTGCAATGGCCCCAAAACCGGGCTGGTGACGTTGAGCACATAAAAATAAACCCCTTCGGCAAGTGGCTGACCATTTTTGCTGGTGCCGCGCCACACATTTGAGGCGTTGTCGTATCCCTTCGTTTGGAACACCAATTGCCCCCAACGATTGTAAATTTCAATGGAATTGTTCGGGTCCACCTCGATGCAGGTGATGATGACAAAGTCATTCTTGCCATCTTGCTGACCCGGCGTGATGACTGGTCGCACCATGAAGCAATCTTCGGGTGGATATGCGACGGTGTCTGTGGCGATGGCTATGCAACCATTGCCATCGTACACCACGAATTGAACGATTTCACCTGCGCAAAGGCGCTCTGCGCGTTGGGTGTTGCCGCTGTGGCCCAGATTGCCCGACCAAGTGTAAGTGATGGGTTCTACGGCGCCCGGTGTTTCGACGAGCAGCTCGCCATCGCAGGAATTGAACGTGGTGGGTGTGATTCTCGCAAAAATCACTTCCAATGGAGGCGGCTCCGGCAGCGGCACGGCGAATTGGTAGGTCGCACCGAGATTGTCCGTCACCGTCACGGAGTAGTTGCCACCACAGAGGTTGACTGCCTGCGAGAAGCCGCCTTGTACGGTCAATTGGTCCACTTGACCCGTTGACCACCTGACTGTGTAGGGTGCCAAGCCACCGTTTACAAAGGCGCGAATAATCCCGTCGCACTCGCCGTGGCAGCTAATCTCATTCACCGCAGTGGAAGTGAGCGTCACGGCAGGTGGGAACGTGAGGCTATCCGACCATACCGCTGTGCAGCCCAGACCATCTGTTACCGTCACCGAATAGGCGCCGGCGCAGAGGGTGGTGTTTTGGATAGTGGTGACGTTGTTGCTCCACAAAATGGAGGGTGCGCCGACTGCATTCGAGATGACCACGTTGGCCACACCATTGCACTGATTGGCGCCACTTACCTGATAGCCGCCATAGTTGGAGGTTTCATTGACGTTGGATATGGCCAATTGCGAATTGGCGACCAAAATGTACTGGTCTACTGAAGTAGTGCCATTTTCATCCGTGACGGTCAGAGAGTAGGTGCCCGGCAAAAGTCCCGTGATGTCTTTCGTGTTGGCCGTGTACCCATTGGGGCCTGACCAAGCATAGATGTAGGGCGGATTGCCGCCGTTGATGACGGGAGCAATGCTGCCGTCGAGCGTGTTGTTGCAATTGGGCTTGACCGTCGTGGGCGTTGAGAACACAAGGGGCGGCCACTGTCTCACGAGCGTAAACGGAATGACGGACGTGCAACCGGAGTTCAGGTTGGTGACAGTAACAACGTAAAGCCCTGAATCAAGCCCCGTAATCATGTTCGAAGTGGACGTGAATCCATTAGGCCCCGTCCAGTTGTAGCTCATGGGGATATTATCAGGCACTGGCGTAAGGCCAATGTTGCCGTTGCTCAAATCCTGAGTGGGGTCATTTTTGTTGCTAAATACAATTGCGGGTTGCTTTTGCTCCACCTGAACCGGCGATGGGAATGTGAACACATTGCCTGCATTGTCCGCAATCGTCAGCGTGTAGAAGCCGGGTGCGAAATTGCATATTTCTGGAGAGAGGC
This genomic interval from Saprospiraceae bacterium contains the following:
- a CDS encoding MFS transporter, whose protein sequence is MSNINPSRLFNASCMALTVTSMTFAIRAGMLVPLGKEFNLTDTQLGWIAGIAFFGFPVATTLGGFVVDQFGMKKLMWVAFLSHLIGLLLTIFAGDFWTLLISTFLVGFANGMVEAVCNPLVASMYPKNKTVMLNKFHVWFPGGLVIGALLAAGMKSLDWGWQWQVALILIPTLIYGWMFWGQHFPRTERVESGVSTADMFKSVLSPLFLFMAVCMFFTANTELSTGQWIDKLLGKAGANALLILALVNGIMAVGRYFGGPLIHRLNPTGILLGSAIVSVAGVYLLRTTEGPALYAAAVVFAVGVCYFWPTMLGFVNEYIPKSGALGLSLMGGVGMLGNWAFQTFFIGPRLDAEKAALATSGLPSDEIELLAGQSVLSSINLLPVFLVLAFGALWFYMRGRNKEGGVSH
- a CDS encoding fasciclin domain-containing protein, encoding MKNLVLGLFIALSAATVFTACKDNDDDAQVQQNIVQLAQGNTNLSTLVAAVQRAGLVDALSAPGPLTVFAPTNQAFNDLLAALGFSKLEDVPVSALRDILLNHVVSGNVRSTDLTTGYVNTLLPFGNSTNYLSNYVDLTSGVKVGGSSVTTADVAASNGVVHIIDKVIVPPTVVNQALNNPNFSILVAALTRSDLGVDYVNVLSGAGPFTVFAPTNAAFAALLTELGASGLNDISADVLNKVLQYHVVSGANVRASQLTNGQQVTTFQGGTFTINLTGGAKIVDAQGRTSNIVVTDVQSANGVVHAIDKVILPQL
- the rpmA gene encoding 50S ribosomal protein L27 gives rise to the protein MAHKKGVGSSDNGRDSKSKRLGVKLYGGQMAVAGNVLVRQRGTRFHPGNNVYMGRDHTLHAAIDGIVVFTRGRKDRNFVNIEPYRKEEPPVTPPPPTKPRPGSVKSKPNPSDLAQADAPATKKAAVMEEAPVAVVEAAPEVIVEAETKPAEKKNTAPKKEKAPKLDDLKIIEGVGPKIESLLKEGGISTWSALAEAPVERLKEILDAAGSRYQMHDPSTWPAQAKLAAEGNWDELKSYQEALSGGREVAD
- the rplU gene encoding 50S ribosomal protein L21 produces the protein MFAIVSIAGQQFKVEEGQQIFVHRLAANEGDKVSFDAVHLIENNGSVTIGTPNISGAGIRASVLGHVKGDKVIVFHKKRRKGYRKKNGHRQSFTKLQIDSIVG
- a CDS encoding winged helix-turn-helix domain-containing protein; translation: MKLSIVFPTVLVLLVLMAARLTWHLPSFKENEHEFAERVNLALRQTAHQLLVIAGDSISTIAPVQRVGKGAWLVRLERDFDYDGLPSVLQKAFSNHHIGGAYNVAVVDCEKGELMLGYLFNPLEPSHDIPCGGRKQTKGCYNLRVTFTDPATSFFPHESGWVSLAAVFAALLIFSAYHFFIFLKKKHLATEVPAPTSSPNGQTPIRFGNSTLRVDNQKLVCNGVTKDLTYRETKLLQMFCRHANQLLERDVILKSVWEDEGIIVGRSVDVFVSRLRKLLKEDDTVKIANVHGVGYRLEIRVG
- a CDS encoding PorP/SprF family type IX secretion system membrane protein, encoding MKKTLLSIIFGVITIAAFAQEQAVYTHYQVFPILVNPGYTGFEDEHQFLGNARTTWTGFPGRPVNFTAIYHGPVGEKLALGGGLFSEKVGDMNTVKLNFNYAFRFRIQKARIGIGLSTDFINRRVNPDLLGNPLVQPNDDVLENLSDGQQIFDASAGTHILYDERFFVSITLPNIVRARLDEVPIDQRSQQTSLFEHYIFQVGYIVDVPSQNFKIMPSLAFRQIRDTPFQVDVNVQGRFLDEKLITGLTYRPSNNGSVGFLIGTKYKALQLAYSYDVSFSKFQQFNTGSHELTAAFNLPRKTPKPVSTDTSDLYQ